The proteins below are encoded in one region of Aeromonas veronii:
- the prmA gene encoding 50S ribosomal protein L11 methyltransferase: MPWIQIRINATAKTADKVSNMLLGRGAQAVTFMDAKDVPVYEPMPGETPLWGETEVMGLFDAETDPAPTIAFFQQIFGEDVGYKVEQLEDKDWVREWMDHFHPMQFGKRLWICPSWRDVPHPEAVNVMLDPGLAFGTGTHPTTALCLQWLDGLDLAGKTVVDFGCGSGILGIAALKLGAARVIGIDIDPQAIQASHDNAERNGVAGQIELYLPADQPQGVEADVVVANILAGPLRELAPLIAGHGKPGSLMALSGVLESQAPELETIYGQWFDMDPTAVKEEWCRLSGRKHG, translated from the coding sequence ATGCCCTGGATACAAATTCGAATCAACGCCACCGCCAAGACGGCGGACAAGGTGAGCAACATGCTGCTGGGGCGTGGAGCCCAGGCGGTGACCTTTATGGATGCCAAGGATGTGCCCGTCTACGAACCCATGCCAGGCGAGACTCCGCTCTGGGGCGAGACCGAGGTGATGGGGCTGTTCGACGCCGAAACCGATCCTGCCCCCACCATCGCCTTCTTCCAGCAGATCTTCGGTGAAGATGTCGGCTACAAGGTCGAGCAGCTGGAAGACAAGGACTGGGTGCGGGAATGGATGGATCACTTCCACCCCATGCAGTTCGGCAAACGGCTCTGGATCTGCCCGAGCTGGCGCGACGTGCCCCATCCCGAGGCGGTCAACGTCATGCTGGATCCCGGCCTGGCGTTCGGTACCGGCACCCACCCCACCACGGCCCTCTGCCTGCAGTGGCTGGACGGACTGGATCTGGCCGGTAAAACCGTGGTCGACTTCGGTTGCGGCTCCGGCATCCTCGGCATCGCCGCCCTGAAACTGGGCGCCGCCCGGGTCATCGGCATCGACATCGATCCCCAGGCCATCCAGGCCAGCCATGACAACGCCGAGCGCAATGGCGTTGCCGGCCAGATTGAGCTCTACCTGCCGGCGGATCAGCCGCAAGGGGTGGAAGCGGACGTGGTGGTGGCCAACATCCTGGCCGGCCCCCTGCGCGAGCTCGCGCCGCTCATCGCAGGCCACGGCAAGCCCGGCAGCCTGATGGCCCTGTCCGGCGTGCTCGAGAGCCAGGCGCCTGAGCTGGAGACCATCTACGGCCAGTGGTTCGACATGGACCCGACCGCCGTGAAAGAGGAGTGGTGCCGCCTCTCCGGTCGCAAGCACGGCTAA